The sequence below is a genomic window from Mus musculus strain C57BL/6J chromosome 4, GRCm38.p6 C57BL/6J.
GCATgggtattatattttattatgactTTATTTTGTAGGTTGAAAAATGCCTCACTGGATGTAAAACAAATGCTTAAAAATGAAACAGAGTCAGATATCATCGCTGATCTCAGAAAGAAGCTCCATCGGGCTAAGAAGGAGAAATTAGAAATGACAACTAAGCACAATGCAGAGGTAGAATTTATTTTCCTCCAATATAATATAAAAAGTTGAGTTTCAGgcgtgtgtggtggcacacacttagtcccagctcttgggaggcagaggcaggtgaatttctgagttcgagaccatcctgatctacaaagcgagttccaggacagtcaaggctacacagagaaaccctgttttgaaccCTGTCCTTCCAAAAAACTTGAATttcagtttttggttttatttcatattagaaaCAACATTTAACCTTGGTCACTATGTCATTCTTGTGCTTCAAAGGAAATTGCAGTAAAGAAAACACTTTTATACAGCAGAATTGTACAGGGATATTAAAGTTGAACTTTAGccaattatatttatttgtatgctgtcttaaatgtatattaattagttaaaacattttattctttgtgtggGAGCACATGTGTCATAGCATTCATGTGGAGGGTAGAGGATGACGTGTGGTACCTCATTTTGCTGAATAGagtatgtcaacttgatacaagctagagttatttgaaagttagaaaacacctccataagatctggctgcagaacagtttcttaattagtgattgatgggggaaggcccagcccattgtgggtggtgccatccctgggctagtggtcttgggtgctataagaaagaaggctgagcaagtcatggcgaacaagccagtaagcagcatccctccatggcctctgcatcagctcctgcctctaggttcttgccctgtttgagttcctgccctgacatcctttgatgatgaacagtgctatggaagtgtaagcaaagtgaaccttttcttccccaacttgctttttgcttatggtgtttcattgcagcgatagaaaccctaattaagacacttGTAGTACCAGGGACTGAAACTGAGATTGTCAGATATAGCAGCCGGCATttttaccagttgaaccatccCGACAGCTCGATGCATTTTAATTAACAAGCTTGACATGACCAAACACCTTATTTGATGAATGTCTTCGATGACTGAAGAATTTATAAATTAGAAAAATGCTTTTTTGAGAGAGCTCTTGTTATGTAACCCAGCCCTTCCTCACACTcagtcttgcctcagcttcccaggtgCTGTGACCTTGTGTGTTATGTTGTACATGGCTTAACCAGGCACAggttttgaaattataatgtaGATTCCTTTAGGATGCGAGTTGTGGAACAGTCTTTTTCTTAAGTACActtgtatataaaattttaattagtgtAGCTCAGAAgttatctttgtttttgttttattataacaTATTAGTGTGAatatacatacttatacataTGCACATTTCATGTACAGTAGGTTTCTTTCCCTTTTAAGTGAAGTCATAAATTACATGTGAATGTCTTTCTCTTTTGTAGGCTTACTCTTCATTTCCATATTTAAGTCTTAATATCCTTTTGTGTTTATATACTAGTGAGCTACATTCTCAggtcttcttttaatttttttaaagcataaggttttttggtttaaatatttagcattttatttttttaattgagaaaaatgttaaacaatgtattttgatcacctTCCCTGTCCCCCAACTTCTCCCTCACCTCCCTTCCCACCCAACcctgctctttttaaaaaatatctttaaaaacaaaaccagtcacaTAGTATTTTTACTTCAAACtatcataaaatattatttttatttcttttacagaaTTTGGTTCATATACCTTTCTGTAACTTGTAGATCTTTCACCCAAGAGCTCTATAACAtttatcttttcttattttactcACCACATCACAAGTATTAagtatttagtatataaattatttgtaaaagaTAAATTATCTAGTCTTGACTATATGATTTTAGAGTAAGATCATTACAGGTCCTCACATTCTAGTTTTTGAGCCATTTGTGTCATCGTAGTGAATGGAATGTCACGATTAGGTGGCCCTTTGCTAACATCCCTATAATAGTCTCACTTATTAGTCTATGCTGTCATTGATATTTTAACCAAGAAAAATAACACATTATTCACTAAATTGTACTTTGTTGCCATTtgcttcttttaaacattttttatgtgtgtgttcatatgtgtccTGCGTGTGGAGGCCCCCTTCAGAAGCCAGGAGAGAGTGTTGGATGCCCTGGGACCAGAGTCCAGGTGGTTGTGACCTGTCCCTCATGATGCTCTGAACTGAGCTGGGGTCGCTGGGGTCGCTGGGAGGGCAGCCAGCCCTGTACACTGATGTGCCACCCTCCTCAGCCCTGTTTGCTCCTTGAGTACATGTAGGAGATAAAAGGAGAGGACTACAAGAAGTTTTAAGTGTTTATTATGTGGCATGCCTTTTTGTTTGCTAGGCATGATTTTGTGAGTCACATGCacagttttttctttgtttgtttaaaaggCTTTTCCTCTAGTCGAGTCTCTCCATAATGCGCTTATGATTGTCACCTGGCGAAGCAGCGTTTCTTTCCTAATGTTCCAGAAAAGGTCAGAATATGAATTTTGGTAAACACAGAGCAAGGTTTCGCTAAGAAATGTAAATGCCTGTGTTATGCACTCTCATCAACTTATAGACGTGTTTTATTGCCAGTTCATGAGCTCAGGAATCTGTTTTTAGCTGTCAAGCTATGAGAGCCAGATTGCCAGGCTGCGGTCTGAGGTGGAAAAAGGAGAAGCGCTGCGACAGCGTCTGGAGTACGATCTGGCTGTCGCTAGGAAGGAGGCTGGTCTGGGAAGACGGGCGGCCGAGGAGAGACTGGCCGAGGCGCAGCGGATTCAAGAGAGGCTCTGCGGTAAGGCAGCTTCTCCTCTCCCAGTTCAGGGCAAAGCTTTGTTCTGCGCGCGTTCTTGCTTGTTGTTGCACATCCATACTGGATCTCATGGGGTTTTTCACCCATGGGACTAGATGTGTGTTTATAAGAGGTTTAAATTCTTCTGTTTCCACGTTGGGGATTTGTGCATAACGGGCAAGCACTGTCACTGATTTGGGTTTTCAGTCctacattaatttattttgagacattgtTTGTGTGTAGGGGAAGGGTCTGATATATCTCAGGATGTCTCATACGtctgtgtagctgaagatgaccttgaacttgtgcaTTCTTTCTTGCACTCAGCATCTAAGATgctttccactgctcctgatttATGTAGTGCTAGGGTTGACTGAGCACAGTGCTTTGTGAATTACTAGTCTAGTATTCTACCAGCCAAACTATACCTTCAGCctagttaatattttatattgttacgTGTATAGGAAAAGAATACAGAATTTAGGATTCTAATTCTTTAAGCAATATGTAAAATCAcaaagcaggtgtgtgtgttttctatataCACTCTAGGCTCCTTTATAACAATATATAATTTGAGTCAAAATTTCTAGTCAGTCTGCATGTTCAAGAAATACTGAAAGTGACtttgttgattctgtaggtttctgTGTCACTGCATTAGATTGTGTgccttgaaaagaaaaagacactaaATTTAACCCTCAAAATCCTATTATGTAGGAtttagttataaataaataaactacttGTTTAAAGTAtagataagggctggagagatggctcagtggttaggagaactgactgtttttccaaaggtcctgagttcaaatcctagcaaccacatggtggctcacaaccatctgtaatgagatctggcaccctcttctggtgcgtctgaagtcagctacagtgtacttacatataataataaataaataaatctttaaaaaatataaataaatgcatgcagATTCACTTAGGTTACCATATAACTAAAGCAAGCATCCAGGTCACGTTATAAAAAAAGTACATAATGTAAGGATTGTGTTGtatttatataatgaaatattactcagccCTAAAAAGGGGCCAGTGCTAATACATAAAGTTAATGAATCTTAGAAATAAGTTgagtgaaaaatattttatacgtGAGGacatcttgtgatttttttttgtacatagAGTTCTATAATAGGTAAAGCTAATTGTTAGTGAATAAAATCTGAATAGTGGTTTCCCCTAAAGTAAGTAGGCAGTAGACAAAAATATGAGGGAGCTTGGGGCTGGGAAATGACTcaagaggttaagaacactgactatcCTTCAAGAGGACCTGGATTCCATTCCAAGCCATTCACAGAACGGCTCAAAACCGTTTGTTAACTCCAGCCAACTCCCAGAaaccaacgccctcttctggctgctgtaGGCACCAAGCATACAAGTGGTGGACTtatatgcatgtaggcaaaatacctatatatatatatatatatatatatatatataaataaaataaaaatagaaattaaagaaatatgagGGGGGTTTgggttaaaggattttttttatgaTTTGATAGTGGTTTGGATTACATGGGGGTATGACATTTAGGTAACCTAAAAATCTTATATTTGTAGGATCCTAAATGGTAAAGATTTGTTCATCTCAGTGTATgtaaattttacttaaaatagtAAGACCGTATCGTATTCAGTTAGCAATCACATTAGTCGTTTTTCTATTGATGTATGTGATGAATTACAGGAGTGCGCTGTTCCACACTCTCTTTGTGGTTAGAAATGCATACACAGTATGGTGGAATGCTGGCTATAAACGGATGGGTGTGTACCTAGATGGATGAACGTCTGATAAAGCAAATGTAGCAAAAATGTAACAATTGCCTAGGGCAGACTGGaggattttaaacattttctatgCATCTGTGTTTCCCCTAcaagcatgtctgtgtaccacgtaAGTGTCTGGTGCTTGTGGCCTGAAGCTGGTGCCTGATTCTTATCTTTCCTTCAAAGAGTGTATTGCTTTGGAGTCACTCCCATTTCCTAGCAGAAGATGAAGTGCTTAAGCTCTGCACATGGTCAAATAGAGGGCCTGGTGAACCCAGGAAGGTCTCATATCTAATACTAAGTGTAGAAGGACCGTCTCCTCCGTCTCTCAGCGTTCCAGAAGCTACTGCCTGcccctatacctatacctatacctcaTGTAGGAATTTGGAGGGCTTTCCTGTGAGTGACACTGATGGTGTGGGTTTCTCAGTAGACGACATTGTATAGATTCTCCTCcagtggggctggtgagagggctcagtggttaagaatactgactgctcttccagaggtcccgagttcaatccccagcaaccacatggtggctcacaaccatctgtaatagtggatctgatatcctcttctggtgtgtctgaagactgctacagtgtattcatatacataaatcaaatatatagatcttaaaaaaattatcttctaGTAAAGACCACAGTTCCCAGCTTGTCACTCACAAGGCCGGAATGTAGGCGATGGGGATATTGTCTATAAGATATATTTAGAGTTTCGTTACTCTTCATTGAGTAGGTAGCCAAGAATCATCAGATCTGTGAGAAAACCCTTTAAATGGCTGCGCTGGCTGTACTTCTGCCTCGGGGTAATCAGGTGCTGTTGTGAGCAGGAATGGAAGGAACGGAGCATGCCAGGGTGGGTGGGCTGGAAGGGACTGTTTTCTTGAGTGCTAGGAGgatgaggggggtgggggtgggggtgggagcctTCTCGGAGATGGTGTTCAGTGTTCCAGATCTCTTTATTGGGGCCGGGGTAATAACGGCTACATAAACCTTGGGAAGTGGGTATGGGGGTTTAGGTCCTTGGCTGGGGCTGAGGTGCTGGGAGTGCTTCATTTGAATGAGGGGGATTCCAGGTGCTTGCTGGACTCATCCTTCTAGGGAGACAGGAGGCTAAACCTTTCATTTTGCCTTGAGATTATGTGACTACCTCAAGGCAGGTAAAGGTGGGGCTTGAAAAGATAGAGGGCAATCCTTAATCCTGCTGGTCTCAAGATGAGATTTGTGGGGTTCGAACACATTTCTACCTCGCTCTTGCTCCAGGCCTGCTTccctggttaagagcacctgtcaCTCGGGTTTGATTCTCAGGAATCTCATAATCATATGTATCCAGTTAGAGGGACTCTAACGCCCTCTTCTAATCTCCGAGGGCCTCAGACACACATGCGATGCAGGCAAAAGACATAAACAGatcttagaaaaaagaaagtccCTCTAGATGTCACCGGCTTTAAAAGATAACTATGAGCCGGAGTGAAGGCTCGGTGTATAAGTGTCTCA
It includes:
- the Ccdc171 gene encoding coiled-coil domain-containing protein 171 isoform 4 (isoform 4 is encoded by transcript variant 4); the protein is MSLNTSSNATPGDTQRLKNASLDVKQMLKNETESDIIADLRKKLHRAKKEKLEMTTKHNAELSSYESQIARLRSEVEKGEALRQRLEYDLAVARKEAGLGRRAAEERLAEAQRIQERLCGFVLELLCKPCWP
- the Ccdc171 gene encoding coiled-coil domain-containing protein 171 isoform 3 (isoform 3 is encoded by transcript variant 3) — its product is MSLNTSSNATPGDTQRLKNASLDVKQMLKNETESDIIADLRKKLHRAKKEKLEMTTKHNAELSSYESQIARLRSEVEKGEALRQRLEYDLAVARKEAGLGRRAAEERLAEAQRIQERLCAQNSELQGKANEIEKTFQISQEKWREECRRFEHDLEERDNIIQNCNQEYESLMQEKTRLQKTLQVKYLHSECFFM